One Glycocaulis abyssi DNA window includes the following coding sequences:
- a CDS encoding ribonuclease D, with translation MTIHFHKVDLPAGLDLGKRVAIDTETLGLSLVRDPLCLVQLSAGDGDAHIVQLDRTSYDCPNLKALLADEGVEKILHFARFDVAMIARDLGVTLRPVFCTKIASKLARTYTDRHGLKDVAREIAGVELSKQQQSSDWGAGDISEAQLKYAADDVLYLHQIRDGLEAMLIREGRLEMARACFSFLPTRAALDLAGWADADIFAHS, from the coding sequence ATCTGGGCAAGCGTGTCGCCATCGACACCGAAACGCTTGGCCTGTCGCTGGTACGCGACCCGCTATGTCTGGTGCAGCTGTCTGCTGGCGACGGGGATGCGCATATCGTCCAGCTTGACCGTACTTCCTATGATTGCCCGAACCTGAAAGCACTGCTGGCCGATGAAGGCGTAGAGAAAATCCTGCACTTTGCCCGCTTCGACGTGGCGATGATCGCGCGTGATCTCGGGGTCACGCTGCGGCCGGTGTTCTGCACCAAGATCGCTTCCAAGCTGGCACGCACCTATACCGACCGCCACGGGCTGAAGGATGTGGCGCGCGAGATTGCGGGCGTGGAGCTGTCCAAACAGCAGCAAAGCTCCGACTGGGGTGCGGGCGATATCAGCGAGGCGCAGCTGAAATATGCCGCTGACGATGTGCTCTACCTGCACCAGATCCGCGACGGACTTGAGGCCATGCTGATCCGTGAGGGGCGCCTGGAGATGGCGAGGGCCTGTTTCAGCTTCCTGCCGACGCGCGCGGCGCTGGATCTGGCCGGATGGGCCGACGCTGATATTTTCGCTCACAGCTAG
- the lptC gene encoding LPS export ABC transporter periplasmic protein LptC: MHSLTFAAAEPSASRAVAAARMRARVVRNVRIVLIVLIGALAANLVAQSVLTGNREPASRPAMTGDGERIINPRFTGRDAHGRPYVLTADSAVRRMVGLGNLTDLENPRIDYMLLIGGSRRPDASEVLSRLGVYDDATRTLRMTDTVRFSTRSGYEFRTEGASIDLDEGVVYGEEPVQGRAPWGGVQAYGFELYEDGRRLRFTGGVVTRFYVGDGAPAPEEEE; the protein is encoded by the coding sequence ATGCATTCGCTGACATTTGCTGCAGCAGAGCCATCGGCAAGCCGGGCCGTCGCGGCCGCGCGGATGCGCGCGCGTGTCGTGCGTAATGTGCGCATTGTCCTGATTGTGCTCATCGGCGCGCTGGCCGCCAATCTGGTGGCGCAATCGGTATTGACGGGCAATCGTGAACCGGCCAGCCGGCCCGCAATGACCGGAGATGGCGAGCGTATCATCAATCCGCGCTTTACCGGACGCGATGCTCACGGGCGCCCCTATGTGCTGACGGCGGATTCGGCGGTGCGCCGCATGGTCGGGCTGGGCAATCTGACCGATCTGGAGAATCCGCGCATCGACTACATGCTGCTGATTGGCGGGTCGCGCCGTCCTGATGCGTCGGAAGTGTTGTCGCGCCTGGGTGTCTATGATGATGCCACGCGCACCTTGCGCATGACCGATACGGTGCGCTTTTCCACCCGTTCAGGCTATGAATTCCGCACTGAAGGCGCATCGATAGATCTGGACGAAGGCGTGGTATACGGCGAGGAACCGGTACAGGGGCGCGCGCCCTGGGGCGGTGTGCAGGCTTACGGGTTTGAGCTGTATGAGGATGGCCGGCGTTTGCGCTTTACC